A single SAR324 cluster bacterium DNA region contains:
- a CDS encoding response regulator, which translates to MDVEDFVGGKVIRSHILLIHLTKDNYTAAIASSGTFLDNTGNAILFLTDQFDQEVISRARSATHSGFLIFPLHSQQLQASLETIIHANPQFTQQNKSLNTAPPVHDIYEKSIAENSSFRALKHKTILLVEDDENNAFTLKVILESHGMTVHSRSNGKEALQFLREQGLVDLVLMDIMMPVMDGYEAMREIRKQTIFQKMPIIALTAKIMKSEVSRCIESGASDYFPKPIDVDRLLSRLKIWLY; encoded by the coding sequence ATGGACGTGGAGGACTTCGTTGGTGGAAAAGTGATCCGATCTCATATTCTGCTGATCCATCTCACTAAAGATAATTACACCGCCGCAATCGCAAGCTCCGGAACATTTCTTGATAATACAGGAAATGCTATTTTATTTCTGACTGATCAATTTGATCAGGAGGTGATTAGCCGTGCCCGATCGGCCACTCATTCAGGGTTTCTGATATTTCCATTACACTCACAGCAACTTCAGGCATCTCTTGAAACCATCATCCATGCGAATCCCCAATTCACACAACAGAACAAATCCTTGAACACGGCTCCACCGGTTCATGACATCTACGAAAAAAGTATTGCTGAAAACTCATCTTTCAGGGCGTTGAAACACAAAACGATCCTGCTGGTTGAAGATGATGAAAACAATGCGTTCACCTTGAAAGTCATCCTTGAATCGCATGGCATGACGGTTCATAGCCGATCCAATGGGAAGGAAGCACTTCAGTTTCTGAGGGAACAGGGCCTTGTGGATCTGGTGTTGATGGATATCATGATGCCTGTCATGGATGGATATGAGGCCATGCGTGAGATCCGTAAACAAACCATATTTCAAAAAATGCCCATCATCGCACTGACCGCCAAAATCATGAAATCTGAAGTTTCCAGATGCATTGAATCTGGCGCAAGCGATTATTTCCCCAAACCCATTGATGTGGATCGACTGCTTTCCCGTCTCAAAATCTGGCTTTATTAG
- a CDS encoding FxsA family protein, translating to MKLLITFFLLIVPLIEIGLLIQLSRIMPVVSIFLVCGITALLGLWLMRNENYTIWTLIESDIQNQRLPSEEILNDFLVWFSGLILLLPGLLTDGLGIMLIFPEIRKTLIEATRKFLKNKFQMSQ from the coding sequence GTGAAGTTGCTCATCACTTTTTTTTTACTGATTGTCCCACTGATTGAAATTGGTTTATTAATCCAGTTATCCAGAATCATGCCGGTTGTCAGCATTTTTTTGGTCTGTGGTATCACTGCGCTTCTGGGATTATGGCTGATGCGCAACGAAAATTACACCATCTGGACGTTGATTGAGTCAGATATTCAAAATCAGCGACTTCCGTCTGAAGAAATACTGAATGATTTTCTGGTATGGTTCAGTGGACTGATTTTGCTGTTACCCGGTTTGCTCACAGACGGCCTTGGTATCATGCTGATTTTTCCTGAAATCAGAAAAACGCTCATTGAAGCCACCAGAAAATTTCTGAAAAACAAATTTCAGATGTCGCAATAA
- a CDS encoding riboflavin synthase subunit alpha, whose translation MFTGIVQGTRQVSEVKHHSGICRLTIHLEDLSDQIRRGASVSVNGVCLTVVDIRQKHVDFDVIQETLSRTGLGTLQNGDRVNIERACHYGDEVGGHQVTGHIDTVGTIHHIIHTPNNREVFIAMGTQWQKFLIPKGWISIDGISLTVVQVEADRFSVCLIPETLERTTLGFKKEGDSVNLEFDHTTKVIVQTLERILPQYLSGATS comes from the coding sequence ATGTTTACAGGAATCGTACAGGGAACCCGCCAGGTTTCAGAGGTTAAGCATCACTCAGGGATATGCCGCTTGACCATCCACTTGGAGGATCTGTCTGACCAGATCCGTAGAGGTGCCAGTGTTTCCGTCAACGGGGTCTGTCTGACGGTCGTGGATATCAGACAGAAGCATGTGGATTTTGATGTCATTCAGGAAACACTGAGTCGAACTGGACTTGGAACCCTGCAAAATGGCGACAGAGTCAACATTGAACGGGCCTGCCATTATGGTGATGAAGTCGGTGGACATCAAGTTACAGGACACATTGACACTGTCGGGACAATCCATCACATCATCCATACGCCGAATAACCGTGAGGTTTTTATCGCTATGGGCACACAATGGCAGAAATTTCTGATTCCCAAAGGCTGGATCTCGATTGATGGCATCAGCCTCACAGTGGTGCAGGTAGAAGCTGACCGGTTTTCAGTCTGCCTGATTCCTGAAACCCTGGAACGAACCACCCTGGGCTTCAAGAAAGAAGGGGATTCTGTGAATCTGGAGTTTGACCATACCACCAAAGTGATTGTCCAGACGTTGGAAAGAATCCTGCCTCAATACCTCTCAGGAGCTACTTCCTGA
- a CDS encoding MltA domain-containing protein has translation MRFAAPLVFLFMLLIGISGCTVSPQPGIYALTDEEVETLLLTDELNFESLSHGIERSIQYFDRLPATSTFDYGELQYSAQEMKASMRLFLNILENQSDDERIAGIKEKFLFFESRNNSGNAFFTGYYEPLLTGSLVPSEQYPVPIYGVPTDLITVDLGKFSDELKGKQIVGRLSQNQLIPFDERKEISYRNSLNNRATILGYTFNHIELFFLQIQGSGVLLLDDGSKVRLNYAGQNGRSYKAIGALLKEKIPPEEMSLQSLKKYLYEHPEEVPKILSFNPSYTFFRIVEEGPLGNIQVPLTPGRSVAMDHRLIPKGSLAFIATTYPAKYLEGTVAGTAGLRALHRYVLVQDTGGAIRGYGRADIFWGNGETAEKIAGYMQNEGRIILLVARKEFLNSEPFPLAQR, from the coding sequence ATGCGTTTTGCTGCACCCCTTGTATTTCTGTTCATGCTTCTGATTGGAATATCAGGCTGTACCGTGTCTCCGCAACCCGGGATTTATGCCTTGACGGATGAGGAGGTGGAGACACTCCTGTTGACGGATGAACTGAATTTTGAAAGTCTCAGTCATGGGATTGAACGATCCATTCAATATTTTGACCGTCTTCCAGCGACCTCAACCTTTGACTATGGAGAGTTGCAATATTCGGCTCAGGAAATGAAAGCGTCGATGCGACTGTTTCTGAATATCCTTGAAAATCAAAGCGATGATGAACGAATTGCCGGGATTAAGGAAAAATTTTTGTTTTTTGAAAGCCGGAATAACTCAGGAAACGCGTTTTTTACAGGTTATTATGAACCCTTACTGACAGGAAGTCTGGTGCCGTCAGAACAATACCCCGTGCCGATTTATGGGGTTCCAACTGATTTGATTACTGTGGATCTTGGCAAATTCAGCGATGAACTCAAAGGCAAACAGATTGTGGGCCGGCTGTCTCAGAACCAACTGATTCCGTTTGATGAACGTAAAGAAATTTCCTATCGTAACTCCTTGAATAACCGGGCCACCATTCTTGGCTATACGTTCAATCACATTGAGCTGTTCTTTTTACAGATTCAAGGTTCCGGTGTGTTGTTGCTGGATGATGGCTCGAAAGTCAGATTGAACTATGCGGGTCAGAATGGACGATCCTACAAAGCAATCGGGGCCTTGCTCAAAGAAAAAATTCCTCCTGAAGAAATGTCGTTGCAATCATTAAAAAAATATTTGTATGAACATCCTGAGGAAGTGCCAAAAATTCTGTCCTTTAATCCCAGTTATACATTTTTCAGGATTGTGGAAGAAGGCCCTCTCGGAAATATTCAGGTGCCGCTGACCCCCGGACGCTCTGTAGCCATGGATCATCGACTCATCCCCAAAGGGAGTCTGGCGTTTATCGCAACCACCTATCCCGCCAAATATCTGGAAGGAACCGTAGCCGGCACAGCGGGACTGCGAGCCTTGCATCGTTACGTACTGGTGCAGGATACCGGAGGTGCGATCCGGGGCTATGGCAGAGCTGACATTTTTTGGGGGAATGGTGAAACCGCCGAAAAAATTGCGGGTTATATGCAAAATGAGGGAAGGATCATTCTGCTGGTCGCGCGGAAAGAATTTCTGAATTCTGAGCCGTTTCCCCTTGCACAGCGATGA
- a CDS encoding flagellar motor protein MotB, with amino-acid sequence MGQMIDEEDCPHCEPFDQEWIFTYGDLVTLLLCFFILLFSMCKMDNSKFKDVAQSFKPMPSGSPFITEGQDSVVEQLAKELEDSELAEDTQINVDERGVVVSFSANAFFDQDSTELNAQAREELERFAKLLYILPNKIQVEGHTDQVESTQWRNQWEISGARAAVVGNFLTTAGINGKKITVKGFGWQRPKAANDTPQQRALNNRVEVILVPE; translated from the coding sequence ATGGGACAAATGATTGATGAGGAAGACTGTCCGCATTGTGAACCGTTTGATCAGGAATGGATTTTCACCTATGGAGATCTGGTCACACTGTTGCTGTGTTTCTTCATTTTGCTGTTTTCCATGTGCAAGATGGACAATTCAAAATTCAAGGATGTGGCACAAAGTTTTAAACCCATGCCCTCCGGAAGTCCCTTCATCACGGAAGGGCAGGATTCTGTGGTGGAACAACTGGCCAAAGAACTTGAAGACAGTGAGCTTGCCGAAGATACCCAGATCAATGTGGATGAACGGGGGGTTGTGGTTTCCTTCAGTGCCAATGCTTTTTTTGATCAGGATTCCACAGAGTTGAATGCTCAGGCACGGGAGGAACTCGAACGGTTTGCCAAACTGCTGTATATTCTGCCTAACAAAATTCAGGTAGAAGGACACACTGATCAGGTGGAATCAACCCAATGGCGCAATCAATGGGAAATTTCAGGCGCACGAGCGGCTGTTGTGGGGAATTTCCTGACGACTGCCGGAATCAATGGAAAAAAAATTACGGTCAAGGGGTTTGGCTGGCAACGTCCCAAGGCTGCGAATGACACTCCGCAGCAACGTGCCCTGAATAATCGGGTGGAAGTGATTCTGGTCCCTGAATGA
- a CDS encoding OmpA family protein, protein MGQLIDEEECEVCVPFDQEWIFTYGDLVTLLLCFFILLFSMCKMDDQKIEQVSMSFKSMPMGSPFVFSGKSSVMENAAQKLEKLEMPDDVTVNVSNKGVEVTFKENVAFETNSVELTEVARVALKNMIPIISSFSNQVLVAGHADSEADTLTDYPSPWALSTARAASVADELEKSGLSPKRIQIAGYGDTRPRFYNDTAYKRALNRRVEVILLPEDYTR, encoded by the coding sequence ATGGGTCAATTGATTGATGAAGAAGAGTGCGAAGTATGTGTCCCGTTTGATCAGGAATGGATTTTCACCTATGGAGATCTGGTCACACTGTTGCTGTGTTTCTTCATTTTGCTGTTTTCCATGTGCAAGATGGATGATCAGAAAATCGAACAGGTTTCGATGAGTTTCAAGTCCATGCCGATGGGAAGTCCGTTTGTTTTTTCAGGCAAAAGTTCTGTGATGGAAAATGCTGCCCAGAAACTGGAAAAACTGGAAATGCCCGATGACGTCACCGTGAATGTTTCCAACAAGGGGGTGGAAGTGACCTTCAAGGAAAACGTGGCGTTTGAAACCAACTCTGTGGAATTGACTGAAGTGGCACGGGTCGCTTTGAAAAACATGATTCCGATCATTTCCAGTTTTTCCAACCAGGTGCTTGTGGCCGGACATGCGGACAGTGAAGCCGACACGCTGACGGATTATCCTTCCCCCTGGGCACTTTCCACAGCAAGAGCCGCGTCTGTCGCCGATGAACTTGAAAAATCCGGATTGTCGCCCAAACGAATTCAGATCGCGGGTTATGGGGACACCCGACCCAGATTTTATAATGACACTGCCTATAAACGGGCATTGAACCGCCGGGTAGAAGTGATTTTGCTTCCTGAAGATTACACACGTTGA
- a CDS encoding MotA/TolQ/ExbB proton channel family protein, which yields MNTGTLVGNILALFLLLMAIMFDFNTFTLTPSAIKYFIDFPSLLIVLGGAIASTFISYPMDQAKTFGKLIGKAWKEPNVQLVETLTLIVDVSKIARKNILAIEDALPSIENEFLRGGLRLVVDRVDRQLIVDMLAHEMKYTEAQSDGDIAVIKTLASLAPAWGMLGTLVGLVILLQNLDDPSKIGPAMAVALITTLYGSLFANVIFAPTATKLGGFKGDEKLLMEMIRDGVLYIERGERPDFIEGDLMNYLPSSQKQMYEQLKFENEQKGGSGGGGGE from the coding sequence ATGAATACAGGAACACTGGTCGGAAACATACTGGCGCTATTTCTGTTATTAATGGCCATCATGTTCGATTTTAATACCTTCACACTGACACCTTCAGCGATCAAGTACTTCATCGATTTTCCCTCCCTGCTGATCGTCTTGGGGGGGGCGATTGCCTCAACCTTTATCAGTTATCCCATGGACCAGGCAAAGACCTTTGGTAAACTGATCGGTAAAGCCTGGAAGGAACCCAATGTGCAGTTGGTTGAAACCCTGACATTGATTGTCGATGTGTCCAAGATCGCGAGAAAAAATATTTTGGCGATTGAAGACGCGCTGCCAAGCATTGAAAATGAATTCCTGCGTGGTGGACTCCGGTTGGTGGTGGACCGGGTTGACCGGCAACTGATTGTGGACATGCTGGCGCATGAAATGAAATATACCGAGGCACAGTCCGATGGCGACATCGCCGTGATCAAAACCCTGGCATCACTCGCACCTGCCTGGGGAATGCTCGGAACGCTGGTCGGGCTTGTGATTCTGCTCCAGAACCTGGATGACCCTTCCAAAATTGGTCCTGCGATGGCCGTGGCGTTGATCACAACGTTGTATGGATCCTTGTTCGCAAACGTTATTTTTGCGCCTACTGCCACAAAACTCGGAGGCTTCAAAGGGGATGAAAAACTGCTCATGGAAATGATCCGCGACGGTGTGCTTTACATTGAACGTGGAGAGCGTCCGGATTTCATTGAAGGGGATTTGATGAATTATTTGCCCTCCTCCCAAAAACAAATGTATGAACAACTCAAATTTGAAAATGAACAAAAAGGCGGAAGTGGTGGTGGTGGTGGTGAATAA
- the nadE gene encoding NAD(+) synthase, translating into MSFVKVGGAALNQTPLDWKNNLTNILSAIQQAKSAGVDLLCLPELCISGYGCEDAFHSASVAERSLEILDEILPHTVGIGVAVGLPVLVSQVMYNAIAWLVNGKLCGIVPKQFLAGQDLYYETRWFKPWPSAFQTTIEHKGQTIPVGDLLFDMDGVKVGFEICEDAWVIQRPGTKLADLGVDVILNASASHFAFDQYQTRCQIVREGARVTNSVYVYSNLIGCEAGRIIYDGTVLIASGNRGLIASGTRFSFRDVLMTTAVADISLNRLYRRKNTNYRPNHPDQQKYTIDCPWQFPIPEKIPVASVIINPVAGNRKEEFARAVSLGLWDYMRKSRSRGFVLSMSGGADSSTVAVLIWLMCRLVLKELKWTDIQKKLPWINTNDTGSEDWKTLMPQLLTGVYQASKHSSETTLDAAKSLCESLHGKFFNFEISGLVQTYTQWVEQMLERPLTWEQDDLALQNIQARVRGPGVWMLANVYGALLLSTSNRSEAAVGYATMDGDTCGGLSPIAGIDKAFIISWLCWMEQEGLAETGPLHILKLVTAQRPTAELRPLESEQSDEADLMPYPLLDRIEKLAIRDRKSPLEVWLELRDVAEWKTYTPLQLYKYVEKFFLLWSRNQWKRERYAPSFHLDDENLDPKTWCRFPILSGGFTEELSQLKKVVVEYLNKLTAGENI; encoded by the coding sequence ATTTCATTTGTCAAAGTCGGGGGCGCCGCACTCAACCAGACGCCACTTGACTGGAAAAACAACCTGACCAACATTCTTTCTGCAATTCAACAGGCAAAATCAGCCGGTGTTGACCTGTTATGCCTGCCAGAGTTGTGCATTTCAGGTTATGGTTGCGAAGATGCCTTTCATTCTGCGAGTGTCGCTGAGCGATCGCTGGAAATTCTCGATGAGATTTTGCCCCACACTGTTGGAATCGGGGTGGCTGTGGGACTTCCTGTGCTGGTGAGTCAGGTGATGTATAATGCCATTGCCTGGCTGGTGAACGGAAAGCTTTGCGGCATTGTGCCCAAACAGTTTCTGGCGGGGCAGGATCTGTATTATGAGACCCGTTGGTTCAAACCATGGCCTAGCGCATTCCAGACCACCATTGAACACAAGGGGCAAACTATTCCTGTCGGGGATTTGCTGTTTGATATGGATGGTGTCAAGGTTGGCTTCGAGATTTGTGAAGACGCATGGGTCATTCAGCGTCCGGGAACCAAGTTGGCGGATCTTGGCGTTGATGTCATATTAAACGCAAGTGCCAGCCATTTTGCCTTTGATCAATATCAGACTCGCTGTCAGATCGTCAGGGAAGGTGCCCGGGTTACAAACAGTGTGTATGTTTACAGCAATTTGATCGGTTGTGAAGCCGGACGGATTATTTATGATGGCACCGTTTTAATCGCGTCAGGAAACCGGGGATTGATTGCGAGCGGAACACGGTTTTCGTTTCGTGATGTGCTGATGACCACTGCCGTAGCGGATATTTCACTCAATCGCCTTTATCGCCGGAAAAATACAAACTATCGTCCCAATCATCCTGATCAGCAGAAATACACCATTGACTGCCCCTGGCAATTTCCCATCCCTGAAAAAATTCCGGTTGCCAGTGTGATCATCAATCCGGTTGCCGGAAATCGAAAGGAAGAGTTTGCGAGGGCTGTTTCTCTCGGACTCTGGGATTATATGCGCAAAAGCCGCAGTCGTGGATTTGTGCTATCCATGAGCGGAGGCGCGGATTCCTCTACGGTTGCTGTGCTGATCTGGCTCATGTGCAGACTGGTGCTCAAGGAACTGAAATGGACTGACATCCAGAAAAAGTTACCTTGGATTAACACCAATGATACGGGTTCGGAAGATTGGAAAACGCTTATGCCACAACTCCTGACCGGAGTTTATCAAGCCAGCAAACATTCTTCAGAAACCACGTTGGACGCCGCGAAAAGTTTGTGTGAAAGTCTGCATGGAAAATTTTTTAATTTTGAAATTTCCGGACTGGTACAGACCTATACGCAATGGGTAGAACAAATGCTGGAACGTCCACTGACCTGGGAACAGGATGATCTGGCCTTGCAGAACATTCAGGCCAGGGTCAGGGGGCCCGGCGTTTGGATGCTGGCCAATGTGTATGGTGCCTTGCTGCTTTCCACAAGCAACCGGAGTGAAGCCGCTGTGGGGTATGCCACCATGGATGGCGATACCTGTGGAGGCTTGAGTCCGATCGCGGGTATTGACAAAGCTTTTATCATCTCCTGGCTTTGCTGGATGGAACAAGAAGGACTTGCGGAAACAGGACCACTTCATATATTGAAACTGGTGACTGCCCAACGTCCCACCGCGGAGTTGCGACCGTTGGAATCGGAGCAGTCCGATGAAGCCGATCTGATGCCCTATCCGTTGCTGGACCGGATCGAAAAACTGGCGATCCGTGACCGGAAATCACCGCTGGAAGTTTGGCTGGAATTGAGAGATGTCGCAGAGTGGAAAACCTACACACCACTTCAATTATATAAGTATGTTGAAAAATTTTTTCTATTGTGGAGCAGAAATCAATGGAAACGCGAACGCTATGCCCCTTCATTTCATCTGGATGATGAAAACCTTGATCCCAAAACATGGTGCCGCTTCCCCATTTTATCCGGGGGATTCACCGAAGAACTCAGTCAATTAAAAAAAGTTGTGGTTGAATATCTCAATAAACTCACCGCGGGAGAAAACATATGA
- a CDS encoding TatD family hydrolase: MTSFIDTHCHLDMLPVQPEESVALSRAARVVQLITISIDEASMEFVDQFTRKHAGIYGSVGIHPHDSSQFSDEILSRMQNILHTNPDIVAVGETGLDYHYMKSPLETQKHSFREHLKFAEKVQLPLVLHTREAEEDTLEILRETPLTRKGVAHSFTGSLRMAQTLLEMGWYIGFNGIVTFKSAEDLRIVLRQTPLDRILLETDAPFLSPMPFRGKSNDPSRIPVIAQFIAQELNVSLDEIAEQTTHNAGQLFRLPENKPD, encoded by the coding sequence ATGACAAGTTTTATTGATACCCATTGCCATCTGGATATGTTGCCTGTTCAACCTGAAGAATCTGTTGCACTGTCCAGAGCCGCCAGGGTGGTTCAGTTGATCACTATTTCCATTGATGAAGCTTCTATGGAATTTGTTGATCAATTCACACGAAAGCATGCGGGCATCTATGGCAGTGTTGGCATACATCCTCATGATTCCAGCCAGTTTTCTGACGAGATCCTGAGCAGAATGCAAAACATTCTCCACACCAACCCTGATATTGTAGCAGTTGGCGAAACAGGTCTGGATTATCACTACATGAAATCTCCCCTGGAAACCCAAAAACACTCTTTTCGGGAGCATCTGAAATTTGCGGAAAAAGTCCAATTGCCACTGGTTTTACATACGCGTGAGGCTGAAGAGGACACACTTGAGATACTCCGTGAAACCCCACTCACCCGCAAAGGTGTGGCACACAGTTTCACAGGATCCTTGAGGATGGCCCAGACTCTGCTCGAGATGGGATGGTATATCGGTTTCAATGGTATTGTTACGTTTAAAAGTGCTGAGGACTTGAGAATTGTGCTCCGGCAAACCCCATTGGACAGAATCCTGCTGGAAACCGATGCGCCATTTCTGAGTCCCATGCCATTCAGGGGAAAATCCAACGATCCTTCACGAATTCCCGTAATCGCACAATTTATTGCACAGGAATTGAATGTGAGTCTGGATGAAATTGCCGAACAGACAACCCATAACGCAGGTCAATTGTTCCGTTTGCCTGAAAACAAACCTGATTGA